A genomic segment from Salvia splendens isolate huo1 chromosome 13, SspV2, whole genome shotgun sequence encodes:
- the LOC121762879 gene encoding U3 small nucleolar RNA-associated protein 21 homolog — protein sequence MSSSADNSIKMWIFDTSHGDPRLLRFRSGHSAPPQCISFYSNGRHVLSAGKDRAFRLFSVSQDQQSRELSQGHVLKKAKTLKLKETEIKLKPVIAFDVAEIRERDWCNVVTCHMDTAQAFVWRLQNFVISKNILEPCTQNPTPVKACAISACGNFAVVGTAAGWIERFNLQSGFRRGSYIDMTEGRSCAHNGEVAGVACDSTNTVMISAGLNGDIKVWNFKGQDLKSRWEIGCPVVKIVYHRYNGLLATVADDLVIHLFDVVALRMVRKFEGHTDRITDVCFSEDGKWLLTSSMDGTLRIWDVILARQIDAIHVDVSVTALSLSPNMDVLATTHVDQNGVYLWVNQAMFSAPSKSGSYGSGKEIVSVNLPSSSTGNFLDSNSNEADKPSPQEVLDVPLSTIEHEQIPDLVTLSMLPKSQWQSLINLDIIKARNKPIEPPKKPEKAPFFLPSILSLSGEIVFKPRESAEGDKDSKAGETENIRIKADIPASQFLQFLQQSAEENDFAAFADYIKGLSSSTLDMELRMLQIVEEDDCDTESSIRPEVQFIGLLLDYYILEISRRNNFEFIQAMIRLFLKIHGESVRSQPILQKKAEKLLHIQSAIWQKIDKLFQSTRCMVTFLCTSQF from the exons ATGAGCTCATCAGCTGACAACTCTATAAAAATGTGGATTTTTGATACTAGTCACGGGGATCCTCGTCTTCTACGATTTAGAAGTGGGCATAGTGCTCCTCCACAGTGTATCAGTTTCTATTCTAATGGACGACACGTCCTCTCTGCTGGCAAGGATCGTGCCTTTCGGCTGTTCTCTGTCAGCCAGGATCAACAGAGCAGAGAACTTTCTCAAGGCCATGtattaaaaaaagcaaaaacacTCAAGCTGAAGGAAACTGAAATAAAACTCAAGCCTGTAATTGCATTTGATGTTGCTGAAATCAGGGAACGTGATTGGTGCAATGTGGTTACATGTCATATGGATACTGCTCAAGCCTTTGTCTGGAGGCTTCAAAATTTTGTGATTAGTAAGAACATCTTGGAGCCATGCACACAGAACCCAACACCAGTTAAGGCATGTGCCATCAGTGCATGTGGTAATTTTGCAGTTGTAGGGACTGCGGCTGGTTGGATTGAACGATTTAACCTGCAGTCAGGTTTTAGACGAGGCAGTTACATTGATATGACAGAAGGCAGGTCCTGCGCCCACAATGGTGAAGTGGCTGGTGTCGCTTGTGATTCAACCAATACTGTTATGATAAGTGCTGGTTTGAATGGCGATATAAAAGTTTGGAACTTTAAAGGACAGGATTTGAAGTCCAGATGGGAAATAGGTTGTCCAGTTGTCAAGATTGTCTATCACCGATACAATGGTCTTTTGGCTACAGTAGCAGATGACTTAGTTATCCATTTATTTGATGTTGTTGCTCTGAGAATGGTTCGTAAGTTTGAAGGTCACACAGATCGTATAACTGATGTGTGCTTTAGTGAGGATGGTAAATGGCTTTTGACTTCCAGCATGGATGGGACTCTCAGGATTTGGGATGTAATCCTGGCTAGACAAATAGATGCTATACATGTTGATGTGTCTGTGACAGCACTGTCTCTATCCCCAAATATGGATGTCTTAGCTACAACGCATGTTGATCAAAATGGTGTTTACTTGTGGGTGAATCAGGCAATGTTTTCTGCCCCTAGTAAATCTGGTTCCTATGGGAGTGGCAAAGAAATTGTGAGTGTCAATCTACCGTCTAGCTCAACTGGGAATTTCCTTGATTCAAACTCCAATGAAGCTGACAAGCCAAGTCCTCAGGAAGTGCTAGATGTTCCTCTCTCCACAATTGAACATGAACAGATACCAGATCTTGTCACCCTCTCCATGTTGCCTAAGAGTCAGTGGCAAAGCTTAATCAATCTAGATATCATAAAAGCTAGGAACAAACCAATTGAGCCACCAAAAAAGCCTGAAAAGGCCCCTTTTTTCTTGCCATCAATTCTGTCCCTGTCTGGAGAGATTGTGTTTAAACCTAGAGAATCTGCTGAAGGTGATAAGGATTCAAAAGCTGGTGAAACAGAGAACATAAGGATCAAAGCTGACATTCCAGCATCTCAGTTCTTACAATTCCTTCAACAATCTGCAGAGGAAAATGACT TCGCAGCCTTTGCGGATTATATCAAAGGTTTATCATCTTCGACTTTGGATATGGAACTTAGGATGCTTCAGATTGTAGAAGAGGATGACTGTGACACCGAGTCCAGCATCAGACCAGAAGTCCAATTCATTGGACTTCTGCTAGATTATTATATACTAGAAATTTCACGCAGAAACAATTTTGAGTTTATACAGGCTATGATCCGGTTATTCTTAAAG ATCCACGGTGAAAGCGTACGCAGCCAACCTATTTTACAGAAAAAAGCAGAGAAGCTTCTTCATATTCAGTCTGCAATATGGCAAAAGATAGATAAGTTGTTTCAGAGCACGAGGTGTATGGTTACATTTCTCTGCACCTCACAATTTTGA
- the LOC121761407 gene encoding protein FAR1-RELATED SEQUENCE 5-like, translating to MGGIGKFTLINLVYRNTRECPIELKPFVGRSFPTLDNAIEFYENYGRRVGFDTRKNGSKKVDDMTIRFYMVCNREGEHKFNDQQPKQRRKSKKCGCNACVAFKFDSDRGYVIQHFNEEHNHPMVEVQHQKFMRLNRQLELVHQKFISDCAGANIGPSLTFKLLTELMGGYESVGCTMLDIRNYTWDIRRYAEGYDAQIIIDELKKKKENCDAFTYEYEVDSCSRLIHLFWCDPMAKMNFLQFGDIVSFDTTYSTNRYSMIFAPFTGKDNHGRAMSFGAGLLCSESADSFSWMFKQFVKCMGIHPKLIITDQDLGMKVAVEKVLVNTRHKWCVWHIMAKVAQKVPKSLLGNPDFKKDLNSYVWSELIEPTDFEDKWKNVMETYELVGSEWFVSMFETRKYWVPAYFRDFPYSSLIKTTSVSESQNSFFKRYTQSRANLVFLMNFNNVVDAQRNYSAKLDYMDYNTTANMKTEWSIEKHASTIFTDGAFKEIQEQILEAYNHCSLVSISNDSSPEVYKVVDHFSNTWSVTLSVEDYVCLCGCKMFSRAGLVCSHIFLVLKNKKLRLIPEYLIGGRWLKSPLLKVVHAVQNPDVATHVYVDEKKTAQAILLGEMLGLYQAVSVDIDQIHELTSIVREARQQIFSNVVVTSTAQKKKIMEESYGAEAPQEVDVHPPEVVSTKGCGSRLPSRVEKALKLKSKHMRQCKKCQEWGHYDSRNCDKFKEKEKMQSGRNSDV from the exons ATGGGCGGTATTGGAAAATTTACACTTATTAATTTGGTTTATCGAAATACACGAG AATGCCCTATAGAGCTTAAACCATTTGTTGGTCGTAGCTTCCCCACGTTGGACAACGCGATTGAATTTTATGAGAACTATGGTCGACGTGTCGGATTTGATACAAGGAAGAATGGTTCAAAGAAGGTTGATGATATGACCATACGGTTTTACATGGTGTGTAACAGAGAGGGTGAACATAAGTTTAACGATCAGCAACCCAAACAACGACGTAAATCCAAAAAATGTGGATGTAATGCTTGTGTTGCATTCAAATTTGATTCTGACCGTGGTTACGTAATTCAACACTTTAACGAAGAACACAACCACCCCATGGTTGAGGTACAACACCAGAAGTTCATGAGATTAAATCGTCAGCTTGAACTAGTTCATCAAAAATTTATTTCAGATTGTGCTGGTGCTAATATCGGGCCATCTCTCACTTTCAAGCTGTTGACTGAATTGATGGGAGGTTATGAGTCTGTTGGGTGTACTATGTTGGACATCCGTAACTACACATGGGACATCAGAAGATACGCTGAAGGATATGACGCCCAAATTATTATAGAtgagttgaagaagaagaaggaaaattGTGATGCCTTCACGTACGAGTATGAAGTTGATTCCTGTAGTCGTCTGATTCATTTATTCTGGTGTGATCCTATGGCCAAGATGAATTTCTTGCAATTTGGTGACATCGTTTCGTTTGATACTACGTACTCAACTAATAG GTACTCAATGATTTTCGCTCCGTTCACTGGTAAGGACAACCATGGGCGCGCAATGTCCTTTGGAGCTGGTTTGCTTTGTAGTGAGAGCGCGGATTCGTTCTCTTGGATGTTTAAGCAGTTTGTGAAATGCATGGGCATACATCCCAAGTTGATAATTACTGATCAAGACTTGGGCATGAAAGTAGCCGTTGAAAAAGTTCTTGTGAATACACGTCACAAATGGTGTGTGTGGCACATCATGGCAAAAGTCGCTCAAAAGGTTCCTAAGTCACTTCTTGGTAATCCTGATTttaaaaaggatttgaattcATACGTTTGGTCTGAGTTAATTGAACCCACTGACTTTGAAGACAAGTGGAAGAATGTGATGGAGACTTATGAACTTGTTGGCTCTGAATGGTTCGTTTCTATGTTCGAAACAAGAAAGTATTGGGTTCCAGCCTACTTTAGGGACTTTCCTTATAGTTCTTTGATAAAGACGACATCTGTTTCGGAATCGCAGAATAGTTTTTTCAAGAGGTATACTCAGTCCAGGGCGAAccttgtttttttaatgaatttcaaTAATGTTGTTGATGCCCAACGAAACTACTCCGCAAAGCTGGATTATATGGATTATAATACCACTGCAAATATGAAAACAGAATGGTCTATTGAGAAGCATGCATCCACAATATTTACTGATGGTGCATTCAAGGAAATTCAAGAACAGATTCTGGAGGCTTATAACCACTGCAGTCTGGTATCAATATCTAATGATTCAAGTCCAGAGGTTTACAAGGTTGTAGATCATTTTTCAAACACATGGTCTGTCACATTATCTGTGGAGGATTATGTTTGTCTATGTGGTTGTAAGATGTTTTCTAGGGCTGGTCTTGTATGCAGCCACATCTTCCTTGTGTTGAAGAACAAAAAATTGCGATTGATTCCTGAGTATCTGATTGGAGGTCGATGGTTGAAATCTCCTCTGCTTAAGGTTGTTCATGCCGTCCAAAACCCAGATGTAGCAACACATGTTTATGTTGATGAGAAGAAGACGGCCCAAGCAATTTTGTTGGGAGAGATGTTGGGTCTTTACCAGGCTGTGTCTGTTGATATTGATCAAATTCATGAGCTAACATCTATAGTGCGTGAAGCTCGACAACAGATTTTTTCCAATGTGGTTGTAACGTCTACAGCccagaagaagaaaataatggAGGAATCTTATGGGGCTGAGGCACCCCAGGAAGTAGATGTACATCCACCTGAAGTCGTTAGCACGAAGGGATGTGGTAGTAGACTCCCTTCAAGAGTCGAGAAGGCTTTGAAGCTTAAGAGCAAGCATATGCGTCAATGCAAGAAATGTCAGGAGTGGGGTCACTACGATTCAAGGAATTGCGACAAatttaaagagaaagaaaagatgCAGTCCGGAAGAAATTCTGATGTTTGA